A single region of the Microbulbifer sp. MKSA007 genome encodes:
- a CDS encoding 2OG-Fe(II) oxygenase: MNNLATHIDPWLDATTLIGQESQIHQQPFPFFVAKNLLAENLMASFIKDFPKLKGAGYLPYDRSSCGTTINELIEQFRAPEFADAIGNNLGIENLSQYPTYVSISRTLKKRHGRIHTDGQSKIATALLYLNPEWSLDGTGCLRFLKSGDNFEDTAAPEVKPSYGTLAAFKRADNSFHGHLPFEGKRLVIQVAWLVSDADKNRKAKRGKLASKLKRLLGWFGGNSAATQNM; the protein is encoded by the coding sequence ATGAACAATCTCGCCACCCATATCGATCCCTGGCTCGACGCTACTACTTTAATTGGCCAAGAAAGCCAGATTCACCAACAGCCATTTCCTTTCTTCGTGGCCAAGAACTTGCTGGCCGAGAACCTGATGGCATCCTTTATCAAAGACTTCCCAAAGCTTAAAGGGGCCGGTTACCTTCCCTACGATAGAAGCAGTTGTGGCACCACAATAAATGAACTGATTGAACAGTTTAGGGCTCCAGAATTCGCCGATGCTATTGGCAACAACCTGGGTATTGAGAATCTTTCTCAATACCCAACCTATGTTTCCATTAGCCGTACACTCAAGAAACGCCACGGCCGCATCCATACCGACGGACAGTCAAAAATTGCTACCGCCCTGCTCTACCTGAACCCGGAGTGGTCCTTGGACGGCACAGGCTGCCTGCGTTTCTTAAAAAGCGGCGATAACTTTGAAGATACTGCAGCCCCAGAGGTAAAACCTTCGTACGGTACCCTGGCCGCATTTAAGCGAGCCGATAACTCGTTCCACGGACACTTGCCTTTCGAAGGTAAAAGATTGGTTATCCAGGTAGCCTGGTTAGTCAGCGATGCTGACAAAAACAGAAAGGCCAAGCGCGGCAAGTTAGCTTCAAAACTCAAGCGTCTGCTGGGTTGGTTTGGAGGCAACTCTGCAGCCACACAAAATATGTAG
- a CDS encoding DUF1851 domain-containing protein codes for MDNEVDIFAPVTDLGKRDALECWRWLVGKKASMCLLTSMGDLFFKRKEGLLNKERVYFLDTGTGEMELAAKSWSTFREMIAAMKDIPGHWFKYRLLLELVDQPLTQGCCYSPIRPPIMGGEYITENYQSISWEVHLDLLGQIYEQLNGLPPGTPIASISLKIEED; via the coding sequence ATGGATAATGAAGTAGATATTTTTGCTCCAGTTACTGATCTAGGAAAAAGAGATGCCCTTGAATGCTGGAGATGGCTAGTTGGCAAAAAGGCCTCCATGTGTCTTCTGACCTCCATGGGGGATTTATTCTTCAAAAGGAAGGAAGGCCTACTGAACAAGGAACGTGTATATTTCCTAGATACTGGCACAGGAGAAATGGAACTTGCCGCTAAATCCTGGAGTACATTCCGAGAGATGATAGCAGCAATGAAAGATATTCCGGGCCACTGGTTTAAATATAGATTATTACTTGAGTTAGTGGACCAACCATTAACTCAAGGTTGTTGCTATTCACCAATCCGACCACCGATAATGGGCGGGGAGTACATTACAGAAAATTATCAATCTATATCTTGGGAAGTTCATTTGGATCTGCTTGGGCAGATATATGAACAGCTTAATGGCCTTCCCCCAGGAACACCAATAGCTAGTATAAGCTTAAAAATTGAAGAAGATTGA
- the ccmB gene encoding heme exporter protein CcmB, producing the protein MSTVDVQTPVSEVRSGPGFMALFRIEMLLALRKRADIANPLLFFVTVLALLPLGVGPEPELLAKMAPGMIWVMALLSTMLSQESLFKGDFEDGTLEQLTLLPQPLYFAVLAKSLVHWIATGLPLALLSPLLALMLNLPVDGYVCLLASLLLGTASLSLIGAIGAALTVALRRPGLLLALIVMPLYVPVLIFGTGAVQAAIDGYAYSAQLAILAALLAAAAALAPLAAAGAIRISLDN; encoded by the coding sequence ATGTCGACAGTTGATGTCCAAACACCGGTGAGCGAAGTGCGCAGTGGCCCTGGTTTTATGGCGCTGTTCCGGATTGAAATGCTCTTGGCGTTGAGAAAACGAGCAGATATTGCCAACCCCTTATTATTTTTTGTGACGGTTTTAGCACTTTTGCCGTTAGGGGTAGGACCTGAGCCCGAACTTCTGGCAAAGATGGCTCCGGGCATGATCTGGGTAATGGCCCTACTGTCCACCATGCTATCCCAGGAAAGCCTTTTTAAAGGTGATTTCGAAGATGGCACCCTGGAGCAGCTCACCCTGTTACCACAACCGCTTTACTTTGCGGTTCTTGCAAAATCCCTGGTGCACTGGATTGCCACAGGCTTGCCGCTGGCATTGCTGTCGCCGCTGCTCGCCTTAATGCTGAATCTGCCCGTGGATGGTTATGTTTGTTTGCTGGCTTCCCTATTGCTGGGAACTGCAAGTTTGAGTTTGATCGGGGCCATTGGTGCAGCACTCACTGTTGCCTTGCGCCGCCCCGGTTTGCTCTTGGCACTAATTGTTATGCCGCTGTATGTGCCCGTGCTAATCTTCGGCACCGGCGCAGTACAGGCGGCAATTGATGGCTATGCCTACAGCGCCCAACTGGCGATATTGGCAGCACTCCTAGCGGCTGCTGCGGCACTGGCGCCACTCGCTGCTGCGGGTGCAATACGTATTAGCCTGGATAATTGA
- a CDS encoding HAD-IA family hydrolase, which yields MSKCLLFDNDGTLVDSEHLSSIGLAMMFENYGVKLDADELVIKFRGWKLASILSLLEEENNIKLKSNFVAAYRDIVTKIFTRELKPVEGVADALEALDGEKAVVSSGPLQKIKHALDICGLYKYFGNNLFSSYEVGIWKPDPGIYLHAAKSMGYHPENCSVIDDGPVGVQAGIEAGMKTYFFNRLNEESNTVGVVSFQAMRELPKLIGN from the coding sequence GTGAGTAAATGCCTACTTTTTGATAACGACGGCACCTTAGTCGATAGCGAACATCTCTCCAGTATTGGCTTAGCTATGATGTTCGAAAATTACGGAGTAAAACTAGATGCCGATGAATTGGTCATAAAATTCAGAGGTTGGAAACTGGCAAGCATTCTATCCCTATTAGAAGAAGAGAATAATATCAAACTGAAAAGCAATTTTGTTGCAGCTTATCGCGATATAGTCACAAAAATCTTTACCAGAGAGTTAAAACCTGTTGAAGGTGTAGCAGACGCTCTTGAGGCACTTGATGGTGAAAAAGCGGTAGTATCTAGCGGCCCCCTGCAAAAAATCAAGCATGCATTAGATATATGTGGGCTATATAAGTATTTCGGAAATAATTTATTCAGTTCATATGAAGTAGGCATATGGAAACCTGATCCAGGCATATACCTACATGCCGCAAAAAGTATGGGTTACCATCCTGAGAACTGCTCCGTTATAGATGATGGACCAGTGGGAGTTCAGGCTGGTATAGAAGCAGGCATGAAAACTTACTTTTTTAATCGTCTTAACGAGGAATCTAATACAGTTGGTGTAGTGTCCTTTCAAGCGATGAGAGAGTTACCAAAACTAATAGGTAACTAA
- a CDS encoding DsbE family thiol:disulfide interchange protein, with protein sequence MSRLKLFLPLVIFVVLALLFWRGLYLDPQEMPSALLNKPVPEFSLQKVADNSQIVEKKDLPNGPHLMNVWATWCVACRVEHPYLNALAEQGVPIVGVNLKDEDEAAIKWLEKFHNPYLYSLADRDGRLALDLGVFGAPETFLVDSEGTIRCKHVGVVDNKVWQTKLQPLYEKLKNQRWDDIVGELSDSLISRCQ encoded by the coding sequence ATGTCTAGACTCAAACTCTTTTTGCCCCTGGTAATATTTGTCGTGCTGGCCTTGTTATTTTGGCGGGGCCTCTACCTGGACCCACAGGAAATGCCGTCGGCCCTGCTGAATAAACCTGTGCCGGAATTCTCTTTGCAAAAAGTGGCGGATAACAGCCAAATTGTAGAGAAGAAAGATCTTCCCAATGGCCCGCATTTGATGAATGTGTGGGCCACTTGGTGTGTAGCTTGCCGGGTAGAGCACCCCTATTTGAATGCTCTGGCTGAGCAGGGTGTGCCGATCGTTGGCGTTAACCTCAAAGATGAGGATGAGGCAGCAATCAAGTGGTTGGAGAAATTCCACAATCCCTACTTGTATAGCCTCGCCGATAGAGATGGCCGTTTGGCTCTGGACCTCGGTGTTTTCGGTGCGCCGGAAACTTTCCTGGTGGATTCCGAAGGGACTATTCGCTGCAAACACGTTGGCGTTGTCGACAATAAAGTCTGGCAGACCAAGCTCCAGCCCTTGTACGAAAAATTAAAAAACCAGCGCTGGGACGATATTGTCGGTGAGTTATCAGATTCCCTCATCTCCCGTTGTCAGTGA
- the hdeA gene encoding acid-activated periplasmic chaperone HdeA — protein sequence MKSKQFILPLVIASLAASAAFADNHPKKPAKDWTCADFLAIDDEFKPKAVYWAAAYAKKGTEEGDMLDIEGTEKVTPMVITACTKAPKESFWAKFKDEWHKVGMHHKKDKAEKQMMKMQKKMQDGTQMNNSNGGSGTNGTNQ from the coding sequence GTGAAAAGTAAGCAGTTCATTCTTCCTTTGGTAATTGCCAGTCTTGCTGCTTCTGCTGCCTTCGCGGATAACCATCCCAAGAAGCCGGCGAAAGACTGGACCTGTGCGGATTTCCTGGCTATCGACGATGAGTTTAAACCTAAAGCAGTTTATTGGGCTGCCGCCTACGCCAAGAAAGGCACGGAAGAGGGGGATATGCTGGATATTGAAGGCACAGAAAAAGTGACGCCGATGGTGATTACCGCCTGCACCAAAGCGCCAAAAGAATCTTTCTGGGCTAAGTTCAAAGATGAGTGGCACAAGGTGGGGATGCACCACAAGAAGGACAAAGCTGAAAAGCAGATGATGAAAATGCAGAAAAAAATGCAGGATGGCACTCAGATGAACAATAGTAATGGTGGCAGTGGCACAAACGGGACTAACCAGTAG
- the ccmA gene encoding cytochrome c biogenesis heme-transporting ATPase CcmA, protein MSVTPKSQVVLQVRDLACERDGRRLFEGLQFSLQAGAAIQIKGSNGAGKTTLLRTLIGSSSDFTGEILWCDTAYPQSLSVMRESLLYIGHRGGVRSGLTPLENLTWYGADHEDALNALDKVDLTGFEDSLCHSLSAGQNRRVALARLFLPDSPRLWILDEPLTALDVVGVAALEEQMAVHLYSGGSILLTSHQPLSLAGLSEVNLSDYSVSEPFEDFGGEHVDS, encoded by the coding sequence ATGTCTGTGACCCCTAAGTCCCAAGTTGTGCTGCAAGTGAGAGATCTCGCCTGCGAAAGGGATGGTCGGCGCTTGTTTGAGGGCCTTCAGTTTTCTCTTCAAGCCGGCGCTGCAATTCAAATCAAAGGCAGTAATGGCGCGGGTAAAACGACCTTGCTGCGCACTTTGATTGGCAGTAGCAGTGATTTCACTGGGGAGATCCTTTGGTGTGATACCGCCTACCCGCAATCGCTCTCGGTGATGCGTGAATCCTTACTATATATCGGGCACAGGGGCGGAGTGCGCAGTGGCCTGACTCCGCTGGAAAACCTCACCTGGTATGGTGCTGACCATGAGGACGCGCTTAATGCGCTCGATAAAGTCGACCTGACCGGCTTTGAGGACAGCTTGTGCCACTCCCTTTCCGCCGGCCAGAATCGCCGGGTTGCCCTAGCGCGATTATTTCTACCTGATTCCCCTCGATTGTGGATACTCGATGAGCCACTGACCGCCCTCGACGTTGTGGGTGTTGCTGCATTGGAAGAGCAAATGGCGGTCCATCTTTATAGCGGTGGTTCAATTCTGCTGACCTCACACCAACCTCTGTCATTAGCCGGACTCAGTGAGGTTAATTTGTCTGACTATTCAGTCTCTGAGCCTTTTGAGGATTTTGGGGGAGAGCATGTCGACAGTTGA
- a CDS encoding heme ABC transporter permease — MAWQWFHRLGSPRWFYQKTEAWLPWLALASVVLLAVGSVWGLGFAPEDAKQGNSYRIIFIHVPAAFLALAGYYIMAISGAIGLIWKMKLSFAVMRAAAPIGAVLTFVSLFTGAVWGKPTWGAYWVWDARITSMLILLFLYVGVMALTHAVNREQVADKASALLALVGTVNIPIIYKSVDWWFTLHQPATIRLTESSSIDPSMFYPLLTMIIGFYCMYAWTLLTHTRTLLLKREMRTKWVQEELAGGR, encoded by the coding sequence TTGGCTTGGCAATGGTTTCACCGCCTGGGTTCGCCCCGCTGGTTCTATCAAAAAACTGAAGCCTGGCTGCCCTGGCTGGCGCTGGCTAGTGTTGTATTGCTCGCTGTAGGCAGTGTTTGGGGCCTGGGTTTTGCCCCAGAAGATGCCAAGCAGGGCAATAGTTACCGCATTATCTTTATCCATGTACCCGCCGCCTTCCTGGCCCTGGCCGGTTACTACATTATGGCGATCAGCGGTGCTATCGGCTTGATCTGGAAGATGAAGCTCTCCTTTGCCGTGATGCGCGCTGCCGCGCCGATCGGTGCGGTATTGACCTTTGTCTCGCTATTTACCGGTGCTGTGTGGGGTAAACCTACCTGGGGTGCTTACTGGGTATGGGATGCCCGCATTACTTCAATGCTGATACTCCTGTTTCTCTATGTCGGCGTTATGGCACTTACCCACGCAGTGAACCGGGAGCAGGTCGCCGACAAAGCTTCTGCACTGCTGGCTTTGGTGGGCACCGTGAATATCCCGATTATTTACAAGTCCGTAGACTGGTGGTTTACCTTGCACCAGCCCGCGACCATTCGCCTGACCGAATCCAGCAGTATTGATCCGAGTATGTTCTACCCGCTGCTGACCATGATTATCGGTTTCTACTGTATGTATGCCTGGACCCTGCTGACTCACACCCGCACTCTGCTGCTCAAGCGCGAGATGCGCACCAAGTGGGTACAGGAAGAACTGGCGGGAGGTCGATAA
- a CDS encoding cytochrome c maturation protein CcmE → MHPVRKQRLILVLVLVVLSSAAVGFVAYAMRGNIDYFYAPKAFAAGEVPMEKRIRAGGCVVPGSVQRATGSLEVQFVITDGEAQLSVVFDKILPDLFAEGEAAVITGQLMPSGVLRADQVLAKHDETYTPPEVADTMVSHEGCSDGAKI, encoded by the coding sequence ATGCACCCTGTACGCAAGCAACGCCTGATACTCGTACTTGTCCTGGTGGTATTGTCCAGTGCAGCAGTAGGTTTTGTAGCCTATGCGATGCGCGGCAATATCGATTATTTCTATGCCCCCAAGGCCTTTGCAGCGGGTGAAGTCCCGATGGAAAAGCGGATTCGCGCGGGAGGTTGTGTTGTCCCGGGCAGTGTGCAGCGAGCTACTGGTAGCCTGGAAGTCCAGTTTGTGATTACTGATGGCGAGGCTCAACTCTCCGTAGTCTTCGACAAAATCCTGCCGGACCTATTTGCCGAAGGCGAAGCAGCAGTGATTACCGGCCAGTTGATGCCAAGCGGTGTTCTGCGTGCGGACCAGGTGCTGGCCAAGCACGATGAAACTTATACGCCACCTGAGGTAGCCGACACCATGGTTTCCCATGAAGGTTGTTCCGATGGAGCGAAAATATGA
- a CDS encoding type II CAAX endopeptidase family protein, which translates to MKESLSSIKIIAVFLILTASLYPIGYWLIFHMESAVPLMLSVGLATVTTCLIFKKSLGSLGWSWGSWKYQWLSYLVPLGYVAAAYLIMWILGFGEWYNSEYVTALREGYKVDAWSDTSVIIFRFLITASISFILILPGVLGEEIGWRGLLVPELSKLMSFSGIALTSGFTWAAWHWPMMVAGVYGNETAPLSYQLFFFTLGLMSMSVIMTYVRLKTNSVWPAVIFHMSLNAFIQKFFNPLTLQSTDSGWYLNEFGMVLPVVIFCISIYFWRKGQQEFGSAQSASELLSPQKS; encoded by the coding sequence ATGAAAGAATCGCTGAGCTCGATCAAAATTATCGCTGTTTTTTTAATTCTCACAGCGAGCCTCTACCCTATCGGATACTGGCTAATTTTTCACATGGAAAGCGCAGTACCCTTAATGCTTTCTGTTGGGCTTGCCACGGTCACAACATGCTTGATATTCAAGAAGAGTCTGGGCTCCTTAGGATGGTCTTGGGGAAGCTGGAAATATCAGTGGTTAAGCTATTTGGTACCCTTGGGCTATGTAGCAGCTGCCTACCTTATTATGTGGATCTTAGGTTTCGGGGAGTGGTATAACTCAGAATACGTTACGGCACTAAGAGAGGGGTATAAAGTAGATGCCTGGAGTGATACCAGTGTAATCATCTTTAGATTCTTAATTACTGCAAGTATCAGCTTTATATTGATACTGCCTGGAGTTTTAGGAGAGGAGATTGGATGGCGTGGATTGCTTGTACCTGAGCTCTCAAAGCTTATGTCCTTCTCAGGGATCGCATTAACCTCTGGGTTTACATGGGCCGCCTGGCATTGGCCCATGATGGTAGCAGGTGTCTACGGGAATGAAACAGCCCCTCTCAGCTATCAGTTGTTTTTCTTTACGCTAGGCTTAATGTCAATGTCAGTAATCATGACTTACGTAAGATTAAAGACTAACAGTGTTTGGCCTGCCGTTATTTTCCACATGAGCCTCAATGCATTTATTCAAAAATTCTTCAATCCATTGACCCTACAAAGCACAGATTCAGGTTGGTATCTCAATGAATTTGGTATGGTTTTACCTGTAGTTATTTTTTGTATCAGCATTTATTTCTGGAGAAAGGGCCAACAAGAGTTCGGCTCCGCTCAATCTGCAAGCGAACTGCTGTCTCCACAAAAATCTTGA
- a CDS encoding YigZ family protein, with protein MSYQIPSSPVVSETEEKKSRFICWLGPVENKAAFQQQLDTVRAQYPDASHHCTALVIGNPSNPEVMQADDDGEPGGSAGRPMLELLLKQGVGNVGAIVTRYFGGTKLGVGGLMRAYRGAVGAALQDIPLQPFIPLLHVSVCCDFSQEARLRFLVGRHQGSCGQAEYASDVTVPVSLPQDQWSQLQAQLLAEGFQLLDDQ; from the coding sequence GTGAGTTATCAGATTCCCTCATCTCCCGTTGTCAGTGAGACAGAAGAAAAGAAGAGCCGTTTTATTTGTTGGCTGGGGCCAGTAGAGAATAAAGCGGCTTTTCAACAACAGCTGGATACTGTCCGCGCTCAATATCCCGATGCAAGCCACCACTGTACCGCGTTGGTGATCGGCAACCCTTCCAACCCGGAAGTAATGCAAGCAGATGACGACGGCGAGCCCGGTGGTAGCGCGGGGCGACCAATGCTGGAATTGCTGTTGAAACAGGGTGTCGGTAATGTGGGCGCTATAGTGACCCGCTATTTTGGTGGTACCAAGCTTGGGGTGGGTGGCTTGATGCGCGCCTATCGCGGTGCGGTAGGTGCAGCGCTGCAAGATATTCCTTTACAGCCTTTTATTCCCCTGCTGCATGTTTCGGTTTGCTGTGATTTTTCCCAGGAAGCCCGCCTGCGCTTTTTGGTGGGACGTCACCAGGGGAGTTGTGGGCAGGCGGAATATGCCAGTGATGTCACTGTGCCAGTTTCACTCCCCCAGGATCAGTGGTCGCAATTGCAGGCGCAACTATTGGCAGAGGGCTTTCAGCTTCTCGATGATCAATAG
- a CDS encoding HNH endonuclease family protein — translation MRLKSLLIVSMLTLSGCYEVTPQSYDRSEWLPRWSDVDGDCQNTRQELLIRLSLAPVAFSNEKSCTVVTGLWMDPYTGQFFEKASDLDVEHIVPLSWAHKYGGASWSREQRKAFAEDPANLWLVDDGHNRSKGDKGPDQWLPPYKPAQAIYIRQFEVVARKYRLGD, via the coding sequence ATGCGACTTAAGTCTTTATTAATAGTGTCCATGCTGACCCTCAGCGGATGTTATGAAGTAACCCCTCAATCTTATGATCGAAGTGAGTGGTTGCCACGGTGGTCTGATGTCGATGGTGATTGCCAGAATACTCGTCAGGAGCTATTGATCCGTCTCTCTTTGGCTCCTGTTGCCTTCAGCAATGAGAAGAGCTGTACAGTGGTTACAGGCCTGTGGATGGACCCCTATACGGGACAGTTTTTTGAAAAAGCTTCGGATCTGGATGTGGAGCATATAGTACCGCTATCTTGGGCTCATAAGTACGGTGGTGCTAGTTGGAGCCGGGAGCAGCGCAAAGCTTTTGCAGAAGACCCTGCAAATTTGTGGCTGGTTGATGATGGCCACAATCGCAGTAAGGGAGATAAAGGGCCCGATCAGTGGCTGCCGCCCTATAAGCCAGCCCAAGCCATTTATATCCGTCAGTTTGAGGTTGTGGCCCGTAAGTATCGGCTTGGCGACTGA
- a CDS encoding LysE family translocator: protein MISIEFLITSFIVVLIPGTGVLYTVAAGLFKGKRASISAALGCTLGTIPSILACIMGLSVIIHTSALAFQLVKYAGVAYLLYLAWSMLKSSSSLTLEENQKKQSLTSIAFKGFMINILNPKLTIFFLAFLPQFIPSQIQNPVDSMLILGLAFMAITFLVFIVYGLLATVIRNYVIHSEKISIIIQRVFAGSFAALGLKLAFTSRD from the coding sequence ATGATAAGCATTGAGTTTTTGATTACCTCTTTTATCGTTGTGTTGATACCGGGAACGGGAGTTCTATATACAGTTGCTGCGGGGCTATTCAAGGGTAAAAGGGCAAGTATTTCTGCAGCGTTAGGTTGTACGCTAGGCACCATCCCCTCTATCCTTGCTTGCATCATGGGGCTGTCCGTAATCATTCATACCAGTGCATTAGCATTTCAGCTTGTAAAATATGCAGGGGTCGCGTACTTACTGTACTTAGCTTGGTCAATGCTTAAATCCAGCAGCTCCCTGACTCTAGAAGAAAATCAAAAGAAACAGAGTTTAACTTCAATTGCTTTCAAGGGATTTATGATTAATATCTTAAACCCAAAGCTAACCATCTTCTTCCTGGCATTCTTACCCCAGTTTATTCCCTCTCAAATACAGAACCCCGTAGATAGTATGCTGATACTTGGACTTGCCTTCATGGCTATAACCTTTCTGGTTTTCATTGTTTATGGCTTACTAGCAACAGTCATTCGAAATTATGTTATTCACTCAGAAAAAATTAGCATTATCATCCAACGAGTCTTTGCTGGCAGCTTCGCAGCTTTAGGACTCAAACTCGCCTTTACGAGCAGAGATTAA
- the ccmD gene encoding heme exporter protein CcmD, which yields MEFQFANLADFLTMDGHGVFVWVSYAVTFLSLAGMALYPYIARRGLKAELVRQQKIAQRRRQAVSERTVTTKKEIAEEPA from the coding sequence GTGGAGTTTCAATTTGCCAACCTGGCTGATTTCCTAACGATGGACGGCCACGGTGTATTTGTGTGGGTGTCCTACGCGGTGACTTTCCTGAGTCTCGCGGGGATGGCTCTCTACCCTTACATTGCCCGCCGCGGCCTGAAGGCAGAGCTGGTGCGACAGCAGAAAATTGCCCAGCGCCGCCGCCAGGCAGTGAGTGAGCGCACAGTAACCACAAAGAAAGAAATAGCAGAGGAACCGGCTTAA
- a CDS encoding heme lyase CcmF/NrfE family subunit: MIPELGHFALIVGLLLSVALATVPMAGSYSSRPVWMDAGRPLALGIFAFVLIAFACLTTSFVQSDFTVNYVAQNSNSILPVYYKVTAVWGGHEGSILLWLLIQAGWAAAVALFGKQLPPELSARVLSVLGFVLIGFFLFILFTSNPFDRTLPFPPMEGSDLNPLLQDPGMIFHPPLLYMGYVGFSVAFAFAIAALLGGQLDAVWARWARPWTAVAWGFLTLGIALGSWWAYYELGWGGWWFWDPVENASLMPWLVGTALMHSLAVTEKRGLFKSWTILLAIFAFSLSLLGTFLVRSGVITSVHAFATDPLRGSFILGFLAVIVGTSLLLFALRAPTVSARSVFSFRSLETFLLGNNILLMLIMGMVLTGTLYPLLADAMNWGKVSVGPPFFNLFFVPLMVVLCLLVGMGVRANWKDSRWDKLLSAWRLPFVASLVVALLWTLALGDFHWGAALGIFIGIWVFASSIADIVAKTRNSSSFFAGLKRQRASYYGMHIAHIGLAVSVLGVVLTTVYSIEEDVRMGAGDSFQVSGYDFKFDGVRMVQGPNYRAFEGVLHVSKDGKPVAELHPQKRNYLSGGNTMTEAAIDTGLFRDIYVALGEPMDRSNPSGDWAVRLQYKAFVVWIWLGSLLMAIGGAIAVADKRYRKAKAAKPVDIEVTGNVATA, from the coding sequence ATGATCCCTGAGCTGGGCCATTTTGCGTTAATTGTCGGCTTGCTGCTTTCGGTTGCTCTCGCAACAGTGCCGATGGCCGGTAGCTATTCATCGCGCCCTGTGTGGATGGATGCGGGGCGTCCGCTGGCTCTGGGTATTTTTGCGTTCGTTCTGATCGCTTTTGCCTGCCTGACCACTTCTTTTGTGCAGAGTGATTTCACGGTTAATTACGTAGCACAGAACTCCAACAGTATCCTGCCGGTTTATTACAAAGTTACCGCTGTATGGGGTGGGCATGAGGGCTCCATTCTGTTGTGGCTTTTGATTCAGGCTGGTTGGGCTGCGGCAGTAGCGCTGTTTGGTAAGCAGCTGCCCCCAGAGCTTTCCGCGCGGGTTTTATCCGTACTCGGTTTTGTACTGATCGGGTTTTTCCTGTTTATTCTGTTTACTTCCAACCCATTTGATCGCACCCTGCCATTCCCGCCGATGGAAGGTTCTGACCTGAACCCGCTGTTGCAGGACCCCGGTATGATTTTCCATCCGCCCTTGCTTTATATGGGGTATGTGGGTTTCTCGGTAGCCTTTGCTTTTGCTATTGCGGCATTGCTCGGTGGCCAGCTGGATGCGGTGTGGGCCCGTTGGGCAAGACCCTGGACGGCTGTGGCTTGGGGCTTCCTGACCTTGGGTATTGCCCTGGGTAGCTGGTGGGCTTATTACGAGCTGGGCTGGGGTGGCTGGTGGTTCTGGGACCCGGTTGAGAATGCATCCCTGATGCCTTGGTTGGTAGGGACTGCCTTGATGCACTCTTTGGCGGTAACTGAGAAGCGTGGCCTGTTTAAGAGCTGGACTATCCTGCTGGCGATTTTCGCTTTCAGTCTCAGCCTGCTCGGCACCTTCCTGGTGCGCTCAGGGGTGATTACCTCGGTGCATGCATTTGCTACTGACCCACTGCGAGGCAGCTTTATTCTTGGCTTCCTGGCTGTAATTGTCGGCACTTCGCTGCTGTTATTTGCCCTGCGCGCACCGACAGTCAGCGCCCGTAGCGTTTTCTCTTTCCGCTCTTTGGAAACCTTCCTGCTTGGCAATAACATTCTGTTGATGCTGATTATGGGCATGGTTTTGACCGGTACTCTTTACCCGCTTCTGGCCGACGCCATGAACTGGGGCAAGGTGAGTGTGGGTCCGCCCTTCTTTAATCTTTTCTTCGTGCCACTGATGGTTGTTCTCTGCCTGCTGGTGGGGATGGGCGTGCGCGCCAACTGGAAAGACAGCCGCTGGGACAAACTCCTGAGCGCATGGCGTTTGCCATTTGTCGCTTCGTTGGTAGTTGCGTTGCTGTGGACCCTGGCCCTGGGAGATTTCCATTGGGGAGCGGCGCTGGGAATCTTTATTGGTATCTGGGTCTTTGCTTCCAGCATCGCTGATATCGTGGCTAAAACCCGCAACTCCAGCTCATTCTTTGCCGGCCTTAAGCGTCAGAGAGCCAGTTACTACGGGATGCATATCGCACATATCGGCCTGGCAGTTTCGGTGTTGGGGGTAGTACTGACCACCGTTTACAGTATTGAGGAAGATGTGCGTATGGGTGCTGGGGACAGTTTCCAGGTTTCCGGTTACGACTTCAAATTTGACGGTGTTCGTATGGTTCAGGGGCCTAATTACCGAGCCTTTGAAGGTGTATTGCATGTCAGCAAGGACGGGAAGCCGGTTGCAGAGCTGCATCCCCAGAAACGCAATTACCTCTCTGGTGGCAACACCATGACAGAGGCGGCGATCGATACCGGACTCTTCCGCGATATTTATGTGGCCCTCGGTGAGCCGATGGACAGGTCTAACCCAAGCGGTGATTGGGCTGTGCGACTTCAGTACAAAGCCTTTGTGGTATGGATTTGGTTGGGCTCGCTTTTGATGGCGATTGGTGGAGCTATTGCTGTAGCGGATAAGCGCTATCGCAAAGCGAAAGCCGCTAAACCTGTAGATATAGAAGTTACAGGCAATGTTGCTACGGCGTAA